The nucleotide sequence TTTTTGGAGTGATTGTTCACAATCACTGATCTGTCATAACTGGCTGCAAACAAAAGACAACAGATTTAAAATGAGATCTACATGAATCAGAGACATGTTCAATGAATGAAGGAGATTCACTCACAGAATTTACTATGAAATCACTATGTAAGGGACCTCCACTATGTTATTAGAGTTTTTCTTCCAGAAACAATTGTTGTTAAAGCAGTAGAGAGCATTTATGGTTATGGGAAACACTAGATCTCTTTTGCTTTGTAATAATCAGACTAAAATAATCTTATGAAATAATCAACACTGCATTgataatttctcatttttgaaTCTTGTTGTTCTTTAAATGATCACTTCAGATTGTTGATCTAAACTAAATACTCTGACAATATAGTGATTTGAAAGATCTGTTTCTTGAGGAAGACGTTCAATTACTGTCCCTTGTACTTGATTGCTCTAGATCGGAGATATGTCTAAATAATAGGTTCACAAAAGTATGGTGGAGAAAAAGttggtattgtaaaaaaaatattattgctcAGGTTGACAGTTgtatgtgttcatttatttatttcttcttgtgGTATAGTATGAGTGTGGGTGTCTTTAAAAGGTATTCCATGCAAAAAAAAGGTCTTAACTTTTAATGATAATTCTGGGAAAACTGTATATGGTGACACTTACATATACAGAAACATCCCTGCACTCCATTGTTTCGATGCACTTAAAATCCATGTAAACTTCAGAATTTATTGCCAACTATGTTTAAACGCACATGGGAATTGTCTTATAGTGAAAGAAACCTTACAGTGCACAAACTGGGTGAcacatgacaaaaacaacaaaataaaaacaagtgatataaaaaataaatatgtaaaacaatatGCAATAAATGAATGTGGTCAAGATGTTTAAATATGTTCAATTTCATCAGTATGTTTCTCTTCAAATACAGGATCTTCTGAACTGAAGTCTTGATTGAAGGAGATCtggtgtttcccaaaaccataaaTACTCTCTACTGCTTAAACAACAACTGtttcaacttaattttatattgtttgtggGGTTTTTTATTAGTGAGCTGGTAGTATTGCATCATAAAGgtgtttattttgcaaaaaagACTTACTTAAAAAAGGGACATGAAATACGGAAAAAAGTGTTTCAGTGTGAAATCCTACCTGTATCATGTTAAGCAAATAAAGTCATATATTTACCATAAACTCCGAATTATAAATTACAAGAAAATCCCAAGTTTGTTTGCGAATTGACCCCACACAATTGAACGCTTATGGCTTGCTCTTTGGCGATAAAGAAAGCACACCTCTCATTGCAATGGTATGACCAGAATCGCTCTGACGAACCACTGTCAGCAGAGAGGGGGGATCTGTTTTTTGTACACTTCCACACAAGCAGTAACACGAGCAAATGATATACTCTACgtatattctattatatatttaatatataaaagtaattttaattaagtttaaacTCTATAATTTACGCGATTTTATCAACATGCCACCTCTCTAACTCCCCGACTCCCCTATAATGGACCGATCCATTTGTTTTTCCTCCAGTTCTTCTTCCGCGCAGGCGCAGCAGCCTCTTGCCATCCGGGAGGGTTTCGCGTGTTGGTTTCGGACCTGCCATTGTCTTGCTTTGTTCTTGGGTTCAAAAAGCCGTTTTTTATCTGCATTCATTTCGGTAAGCCctccatatattttaaatacgtaTAAAAATCGAACACCGCTATGTCTGGAGTTGTTGTAAGCCCGTGTTTTTAAAGGATGGCCGTTCTTAGGCTCACGTTTGTGATCAGCTGTTTAAATCACGATGGCGGAGCAAGCAACATGATggaattttataaaaacaaataccatGTTTggtccttttttatttatataacgttACTCTATTAATTATTAACATCGCTGCCGTTTGAACCTGAAATACTattaaattgtgatttttatagtttttttctttctttttaaaccgATTTGGACCGGTTGACATTAGGCCTCATTTTAGCCGGATAGCTTTAGCGCGAGACCAGCGCGTGAGTTGCAGTCCAGACCtctaaaataatgtttgaatTCAGTTTATAGGCTTTTATACagctatatgtatttatttatttaagcataGATTGGTGTCATGATAAACTTGCTCGCGATGCAATCTGACTTTTTAATTGCCACGTTCATATTGATCTGCTGTTGAAACAGTCCATTACATATTTAGGTCATTTATGAagtttttaagatgttttttaaaaaaaaaatatatatctttctgAAACCTATCGATGGCTTTGTGTTTGGAAATGTCCTGCCACATCTACATGTGGTTTCTTTGTGCTCTTCAATGATATGGATCATATTCACTAACACTTTTCATTGTTTTCGCAGGTGTCTTTTATGAATAATCAAAAGCAGCAAAAGCCAACGCTTACCGGCCAGCGTTTTAAAACTAGGAAAAGAGGTACGTTTTGTAGACTAAGACACTTTTTATCATAGCAATGTTTGGAAGCGGTGCCTCTCATTTGAAACTTTCCCCTTGTTTCCCCGCAGATGAAAAGGAGAGATTTGACCCTACTCAGTTTCAAGAAAGTATTGTTCAAGGCTTGAACCAAACTGGCACAGATTTGGAAGCGGTCGCGAAGTTCCTCGATGCCTCTGGCGCCAAGCTCGACTACCGCCGGTATGCTGAGACACTCTTCGACATCCTGGTGGCTGGAGGGATGCTGGGTAAGCACCTGTCAGTGGGCTggtattaattgttttttttttctaatttatataaatgtgtataaatcTACAATTGTATtagttttactttaattttattttgcttaatgctgaagtatttctaaaatatgtttttgctaatatttatacatagattagattagattcaactttaccgtcactgcacatgtaaggtacaaggcaacgaaatgcagttagcatctaaccagaagtgcaatacgcagtaagtacagaatatgaAATATTCTGTAAACATGAAATGTAcgtctagaattttttttttattactatatttccACATCTTATGCCCCTTTCACACTTGCATGTTGGTCCCAGAACATTGCCGGATCgatcgccttctgtgtgaacgcaaacacatcccgggattgattggGGGATTGGTCCCGGGTTGGGgatctagtaacattgccgggttcagtcccggaacgagcgctgtgtgaacaaaagccaggaCTAATGTAGTAAAGAGTGTGGCGTAGTGATGACACACGTTATCGCGCcactcttttaccagctgttttgaaggcATATCAACGTTTGCGACAAAATGTGCaaactaatgaagcagagatcagttagtagtgaaatttttttaaatatgctataaatatacttttaaatctaCAATTTATAGATTACTTTTGCgtgtatgtatacatgtatgtgtgtgtgtgtgtatgtatatatacacacacacacacatgcattcatataaaaaaaaaaaaactagtcaaatgaagtatatacacacactattagaaaatatttaatataaaaagtaaacCTCAAataatacatagatatatattacacacatacatgtgtgtgtgtgtatatgtatgtataaaaatcataattgtttctttttttttcatatagcaCCAGGGGGGACTCTATCTGATGACCTGACCCGTACGGAGTACTGCCTCTTCACGGCAAGTGAAGATTTGGAGACCATGCAGGCTTACGCTCAGGTATTAGTCTCGTTTTGGAGCTTGTTCTGGATTAATATCACCGTGACGGGTGCCATTTGTACTCACTGGCTTCCTATTTACAAGTCTGGACATGTTCACCTTGTGTCTTAGGTTTTTAACAAGCTGATCAGGCGTTACAAGTACCTGGAGAAAGGGTTTGAAGAGGAGATCAAGAAGGTAAGAAAAATTTTTGAACTAAGGATTACAGCGTATTTGTTAGTCAAACAAAGTCTGTCGTAGTGCATTTTGGAAAGTCCCATGGTGtcatcacctttttttttttttacagctgctgCTGTTTTTAAAAGGGTTCACAGAGTCCGAGAGGAATAAATTGGCCATGCTTACCGGGATCCTGCTGGCCAATGGCAATATATCAGCTTCCATCCTGAGCAGCCTCTTTAATGAGAACTTGGTCAAGGAAGGTAATGACAGACCTGTGTAATGACTGAAGACTAGCAGCGTGAAGAAGTTGTAACTGATTTGTTGTCTGGGTTTTATTGCAGGGGTGTCTGCCGCCTTCGCTGTGAAACTGTTCAAATCTTGGATCAGCGAAAAAGACATCAACTCCGTTGCTGCTAGCTTGCGTAAAGTTGGCATGGACAACAGGCTGATGGTAAGTCTTGTACTACAGCCTCAGTTTGAGATGAAGCACTAAACCCTTAAACTgtcgtcccgtatacgggatgcCTACATTttcttcactatattacaattaaatctaatctaatcttgacaaactcgatatcgttggaaaggtccaagactcccaaatatatattttaccaatgtttttttttttgttaaattatgtaaGAGAAgtaatcaatttatgacaagagtgcacgctcaaaaatctacattataacaggagttttgaccttttgTTAAGACACcttcattgcttttttttctctgacattttagaaatcatcagaagttatatatcaactgaaaacttaaatcaaaaattttcatttaaaccccattttaaaatcagacgttgcatttccatgtaaatgttacatcaatatcatgttaaaatAGTGAAAAATCGAGTAACTAAGTTATAAAGTAAAAACTGACAAAAGCAAATTACACAAGAATAAACTCAAATCTGTCATTTTTACTGTGTTTGCAGCCTCAACTAATGTTGAACTACTCTCATAATTTGTTCATGTTGATGTAACCTGTTCCTCTTTTGCCCAAAACAGGAGCTGTTCCCTGCCAACAAGCGCAGCTGCGAACACTTCTCAAAATATTTCACCGACGCTGGGCTGAAAGAGCTCTCGGACTTCGCTCGCAACCAGCAGTCCATTGGGGCGCGCAAAGAACTTCAGAAAGAACTGCAAGAGCAGATGTCTCGCGGCGAGACCCTCAAAGATGTCAGTTTCTGCCTTTTCTGGATGGGACTATTTAAAATTgggcacatttaaaaataaaatgatttctatCTGTATTTTGGCTTTGGAGGTTTATTGTGCCTGTATTTGACCGATTTGTCTTTTTCCAGATCATTGCCTATGTTCGTGAAGAGATGAAGAAAACGAGCATCTCGGAGCAGACGATGATCGGCATCGTGTGGACCAGCGTCATGAGCTCCGTCGAGTGGAATAAAAAGGAGGAGCTCGTCACAGAGCAAGCCATCAAACTCTTGAAGGTCTCTATGGTGCTTCTGAAAGCTTTATTGATCTGCAGTACTTCTCAAGTTAGTGGTAGTAATTCTTCTAACTCTCTTTGCAGCAATACAGCCCACTGCTGAAGGCCTTCACCTCCCAGGGCCTGTCTGAGCTCACCCTCCTGCTGAAGATCCAGGAGTACTGCTACGACAACATCCACTTCATGAAGGCCTTCCAGAAGATTGTGGTGCTCCTTTACAAAGGTGTGTCTTCAACAGCCGATCTTTTCTAAACTATACGCCTAAGGTTGCTTCACTGTGGTAGTTTTTATGCATAAATGTTAATTGGCCTGTGCAATGCTACACAGAGGTGTTACGTCTGGTTAAAGTGCTTTGAAGTGATTTAAAGATGTATTTTTGTCTCGCCTGTAGCTGATGTTCTGAGCGAGGAGGTCATTTTGAAGTGGTACACAGAAGCCCACATGGCCAAAGGAAAGAGCGTCTTCCTCGAGCAGATGAAGAAGTTTGTAGAGTGGCTGAAGAACGCTGAGGAGGGTAAGAATgttcgtttctttttttttttcttttgaaacttTCAGATAAAAAGTGTCAAGTCTTTTTTTGTTCGTTTATTTCAGAGTCTGAatctgaggaagaggagggagACTAAAACACCATGTCAGCATAATATTTTGATACAGAAGTGCTCGTCTTTCTAACTTTcttttgccctttttttttttttttttttttttttttggctttttttttttattctacctCCCTCTTTTCAAACCATAACATTTAGATGTCATTTAAGGGCTTTATAACAAATAGTTAATTTTAACAGATTTTTCTAATATTAAGGTTTACACTTAAAATAGCACAAATGTTGTGGTCAACCattgtaattatttactcactcaaGGAACTTTTAAGTGTTGAAAGGTTGGACATCTTAAATTATGATTCCTTTATGAAGTGACATTCCATTGAGTTAGATCAGGCTGCCTTGTTTGCTTTTAAGAAGCTCTTTTCTATATGGGATTGATGCCTTCATGCTCTGTCATGATCAGTGTCTACAGAGGGGGGAAAAAACGGTCATCTTGTCTCATTGTGACGTTATTGCCAAAGGGTTGAGTCCTTCTCCCATAACATCTGTCAGCGTTATGTTCCCTGCCTATGAAACTGTACAGTGCTAAAAAACTTAATTTGCTGAACACCCAGTAAAGACCCTTAAATGACTCCCAACCTCTTCTATGATGTATCTCCATCTTGTCACAGATTTCTTTAATCTGAATAACtaattgacctttttttttttctttttttttaagaaataaagacCTAGAAGTATATGCTTTGTGCGGTTCTTGTTTTatctaatgtattttttttttacaattgcaaAATCAGATTTGTCCACCATTTTAAATGTGCATGCCTTCTGTGACTTCCAGTAGGGGGCACCTCAAATCCAAAGCTGAAATACCTGtagaacatttttcaaaaatgattTAATGGTTTGAAAGTAATGAGTACAGACATTTTTCTTGTACAAAAAATTCTTGATTTAAATAGCTTATTAATTCGCTTGTCTGATGTTTGGCATGTGCAAAAGACCACTTTTAGAAGAGCGGACAATTCAAGTATTAGAATATGACAGGCTTGTGATCAAAATGCTTTAAGGATAAGCCATATTGATATAATGTATTTTgaccttttacattttttgtggaaaaagtGCAAATATTTACAACTTACTAAAAGCCTTGTCATATTGCAATATTTCCTGTACATTGTGGTACTTccattgcactttttttcattattgaaaaAATAACTGCTTTTTAATGCAAGGAAGAGTCATTCTACACAGTCTGCAAATTCAGACATGCCTGTAAGCTGAAATTTTGGTTTGTGCAagacatgcaggtaaacatttTTGGATATGGACAACTGTTGGTACATGTTGACACTTACACACAAATTCTACCTTTAACATTCACATTGCAGATGCAGTTTTCTGAACATAAATTGTAATCACAGTAAATGTTAGTCTCAAATTTGTCATTCCTACTAATTCTGTTAATGTAAACGATAAAACAAGGTTCAGCAGATGATTTAGAGTTTTTAGTGGTGTACTTGAGCTTAGCACACGCTCGAAGACCATTCCCCTAGACTTTAGTCAGCTTGCCAATTtgttgcacactttctaaaatcctttcaaggttttgaaactttttttttttcttcttccaagtCAAGCAAGAGCATGGCAATACCCAGTAAAATTGCCAGATTTCCTCTCAAAAGACCAGCCATGCatacatggagaaaaaaaaaaaaaacttcctgacATATCATGAATCAGTATAGCTTTGTGCATGCATTTCTAGAAATTACAAGTGCGTAGCTATAGTTGAGGAAAATGATTGCATAATTGACGCATGAAGTGTGCACAAAAATGTCTTGGATTGCATGTAATGCAACAAGCTTCTGTCTTGAGTTGGACTCAAATTTGTGCTCAAATTGCCTTCCTTTCATGCAAGTTAAGTGAAATCTACAAGACTGAATCTGATGTTTTATGATTCAGAAGCATAAGCATGACAACATTTGTTGTTACAGTTACCTCGATGTACCCTCTTACTGAGTCTGTAAGGGTGTGAACTACTAATCGACAGTCTATGCAACTTTGTCACCAGTGTGTTCTCAAATTATGACCGCAAGGATTTAGGGTAGGCTATAAAACATTTGGGGTCAGGATCATATAACCCAGGGTTCCTGTTTGGGATCATATTCCTTGACCAAAAACCAGTTCCCAAGACATATTAGATTATGTCTCTCTAATTATGAAATACTGTGCATGTATTTGCCCAACCCAAATGATCATGCTGAGGTTAGAATCTTGTTTACAGTCTTCTGAGAGCCATGTTGGGATAGTGGTCCCGCCGTAGATGTGGAGACAAGAGGGAGGGGAGGAGATTTTTACCCGCTGTTGTACTGACAGCGACCCCTGCAAACCGCAAGGTTTCAATTACTATCATGTGACGTGCATGAGGCAGACACAAGACTGTTTTTTAAGGCGAGGGATGGTGTTGCTTACTATATCTGATACTGAAATAGCCTCCCACCAGGTGCAACTTTACACATATTCTCCGGTTACATGAACCAAAACACAGTTGATAAAGTGGACACGCATGCAGAAAAAGTGCATATTCGCCTCTCATCTTGTCGCTTGTTTTGTCTGTCCTCAGAgataaacaaaaaacataaaacagtgttTTGTCTCTGTGCAAGAAAATGTCTCTTTACATGTAAACATTCAGAAGTTGAGAGCTCCTACGTAGCAGTGGACAGTCGGGAGAACTTCTGCTGTCACGCAGTTGTGTGCTTTTCCCCATCTCTAAGCTGCAGAAGTACATGATAATTGAAAAGTGTTATAATTCATACCCACACAACAATTGTTCGACAATTCTATGCAAAATACATAGGCATGCATTATTGCAGTTGATCTCCTAAGAGATAAATTCAGGAAAAGGTAGAGGCAAGGTACTTCTGGCAAGTAATATTAAGTTTGGCATGCAAATACATTAGCAAATTTGTCAGTTTCTGGAAGGTTCGGCTAGTTAATAGTTTCACCACCTTCAAGAACTCACCATTTTCCTCTGGTTACTCAAGCAAAAGGTGCAGATGGGTCGAACCGGTGGAGTTTTGAGGTTGGTGTTGCTTTGTAAGATGCTGTGATATTTCAGACACGGCTGCCCGTCCATGCAGTCCTCCCCTAGCAGAAGCACGTTGGCCAAGTGTGAAATGTAGCTCGATGCCAATCGCAGAGTCTCGATTTTTGACAACTTCCTGTCGGCTGGCTCTGTAGGGATGAGGGTACGCAGAGCCGTGAAGGCAGTGTTGACGCTATGTGTGCGGTCTCGCTCCCGAGCATTGGCTGCCTGACGTTGTTTGCTCACCCCTGAAAGTCTATGACACCCTCTGCGTCTCCCAGCCTCCCTGTGGCCCTGCATGGGACTTCCTGCGCCGGTGGATTTCTCCGAGCTTTCGCTGCCACTGTCCAGCTCATCAGGGTCGGAGGGCAAGCTCTGGGTATCGTGTGCAGGATGCTCGTACTCCCCTACGGTGGACTTCATGGCGTGCAGAGATAGACTGATAGTTGTGGGTAGTCCATGGTGTAGATGCTGGCTGCCCATGGTACTTTAAGCTGAGTGAAAATAGCAGCCGGGGGGCAGCTGCGTCTGATCCGGTATCCAGAGATCTTCCGTGGCCCCGTGGCACTTCAGCATGCCATTTCTTGAATGACTGATCCCTTTCTGGATTTGTCCGCCACCATGTGGCTGTCGAAAAGGATGGACAGGTGGAGATGGGGGGCACCTGTCATGTCCCAAAGAAGGAGGGCGTTTTGAAGATATATAAATAAGTGCACGCACCAACACACGTTCAGGGATTTTGGTGTTTTTTACACCTTTGGTCTGTAACATTTGGATTCTGGGTGACCTTGTGCAGGTCAACAGGAAGCCAGGATGGTGATCTGATCTATCTTCCCTGAGAAGACCTTGTTTTCGTCTCTTCGTTCTCGTCCATTCATCCCTTGCTCCTGATATTGTTTGCTCAACATTTCACGTTCTCCATGGCTTATAAAGTCTTTGTAAGTTAAATAATTTGTACGCAATAGCTAAGCAACCTTGTTCTGTTTGACCAAGCGCTAAATTTAGCTCCAAAAAGTTTACACGGAGACTGTTGTCGTTGTCTGTAAAATTTGTATCACATGGACCGTGGGTCACTCCAGGTCCAAAAGGAGAGAGACACAGTTGGGATTTAAAGTTAGTGAGTGTTTCAAATCTGACAGAATTGTTTGACATGAGAATAACTGTGAAGAGAGTTCTTGGAAACTGTTTGACTCAAATAAAGGTATCAAAATCAGTTGGTG is from Carassius gibelio isolate Cgi1373 ecotype wild population from Czech Republic chromosome B22, carGib1.2-hapl.c, whole genome shotgun sequence and encodes:
- the bzw1a gene encoding eIF5-mimic protein 2-A — its product is MNNQKQQKPTLTGQRFKTRKRDEKERFDPTQFQESIVQGLNQTGTDLEAVAKFLDASGAKLDYRRYAETLFDILVAGGMLAPGGTLSDDLTRTEYCLFTASEDLETMQAYAQVFNKLIRRYKYLEKGFEEEIKKLLLFLKGFTESERNKLAMLTGILLANGNISASILSSLFNENLVKEGVSAAFAVKLFKSWISEKDINSVAASLRKVGMDNRLMELFPANKRSCEHFSKYFTDAGLKELSDFARNQQSIGARKELQKELQEQMSRGETLKDIIAYVREEMKKTSISEQTMIGIVWTSVMSSVEWNKKEELVTEQAIKLLKQYSPLLKAFTSQGLSELTLLLKIQEYCYDNIHFMKAFQKIVVLLYKADVLSEEVILKWYTEAHMAKGKSVFLEQMKKFVEWLKNAEEESESEEEEGD
- the si:ch211-246m6.4 gene encoding transcription factor 15, translated to MGSQHLHHGLPTTISLSLHAMKSTVGEYEHPAHDTQSLPSDPDELDSGSESSEKSTGAGSPMQGHREAGRRRGCHRLSGVSKQRQAANARERDRTHSVNTAFTALRTLIPTEPADRKLSKIETLRLASSYISHLANVLLLGEDCMDGQPCLKYHSILQSNTNLKTPPVRPICTFCLSNQRKMLRDGEKHTTA